A part of Brachybacterium faecium DSM 4810 genomic DNA contains:
- a CDS encoding Integral membrane protein possibly involved in chromosome condensation (PFAM: CrcB-like protein~TIGRFAM: crcB protein): MSLGAFLLPALLVGVGGGAGSVVRWGVAEFADRLAAARAPQWAELMRPAATFLANILACFLLGLVVARIGSAGGAGELTYLALSVGFCGGLSTLSTAAFDIVDLVRRRTFSLALAYLLLSIGVGMAALWLGLVIAS; this comes from the coding sequence ATGAGCCTCGGTGCATTCCTGCTGCCCGCCCTGCTGGTGGGCGTCGGAGGCGGAGCCGGCAGCGTCGTGCGCTGGGGCGTGGCCGAATTCGCCGACCGCCTGGCCGCGGCCCGCGCCCCGCAGTGGGCCGAGCTGATGCGCCCCGCGGCGACCTTCCTCGCCAACATCCTCGCCTGCTTCCTGCTGGGCCTGGTCGTGGCCAGGATCGGCTCCGCGGGCGGTGCCGGCGAGCTCACCTACCTCGCCCTCTCGGTCGGCTTCTGCGGCGGCCTGTCCACGCTGTCCACCGCCGCCTTCGACATCGTCGACCTGGTGCGCCGCCGCACCTTCTCCCTCGCGCTGGCCTACCTGCTGCTGAGCATCGGCGTGGGCATGGCGGCGCTCTGGCTCGGACTGGTGATCGCCTCATGA
- a CDS encoding Integral membrane protein possibly involved in chromosome condensation (PFAM: CrcB-like protein~TIGRFAM: crcB protein), giving the protein MAALRFEDVTDSDTLDSGPAQPSLEPWQAALLVAAGGALGAILRFTFAVLIPTVTTPTLVELPWATLWVNLLGCLALGALNGVLEVRSGRPWIRPLLGTGLCGGFTTFAAVVLEGSAILGADFPVPALGYAVLTVALCLGAVVLGLLGGRRLAQPALPDLAQDEEESA; this is encoded by the coding sequence ATGGCGGCCCTGCGCTTCGAGGACGTCACCGATTCCGACACCCTGGACTCGGGCCCCGCCCAGCCGTCCCTCGAGCCGTGGCAGGCCGCGCTGCTGGTCGCCGCCGGCGGCGCGCTCGGCGCGATCCTGCGCTTCACCTTCGCCGTGCTCATCCCCACCGTCACCACCCCCACCCTGGTGGAGCTGCCCTGGGCGACCCTGTGGGTGAACCTGCTGGGCTGCCTCGCGCTCGGCGCCCTCAACGGGGTGCTCGAGGTGCGCTCGGGCCGGCCCTGGATCCGCCCCCTGCTCGGCACCGGGCTGTGCGGCGGCTTCACGACCTTCGCCGCCGTGGTGCTCGAGGGCTCCGCGATCCTCGGCGCGGACTTCCCCGTCCCGGCTCTCGGCTACGCGGTGCTCACCGTGGCGCTGTGCCTGGGCGCCGTGGTGCTGGGGCTCCTCGGCGGGCGGCGCCTCGCCCAGCCCGCCCTCCCGGACCTCGCGCAGGATGAGGAGGAGAGCGCATGA
- a CDS encoding pyruvate/2-oxoglutarate dehydrogenase complex, dihydrolipoamide acyltransferase component (PFAM: e3 binding domain; Biotin-requiring enzyme; 2-oxoacid dehydrogenases acyltransferase (catalytic domain)), with the protein MNAAAGSAGSPGSTGSSSIVTINLTDPGEGLTEAEILEIKVAVGDRIEINAPVVEVETAKSAVELPSHVAGTVVAILVAVGDEVPVGTGLLQVDTDGGAAPAPAGASPSAAETPSDLEARPTAGPDSDAGSETTGAETAEAAGAEADPSAEELAEQVPPAAAPASEEPKNLVGYGASSAPQRRRRRRAAPARTDEDQQVPIDRILAKPPVRKLARDLGIALHEVLATGPEGTVTRQDVLAAQQRAIGGDTDAAYFPEESPQAPEGLGGAMKTTRDQAFSGVTTDERTTRVPIRSVRKRTAEAMVASAFTAPHVTVFNEIDMTRAVEIVAQLRASREWADIKVSPLAVIAKALLVAIRRNPEVNASWDEAAQEIVYKHYVNLGIAAATPRGLIVPNLKDAHLMTLRELAEGIGDLARTARAGRTSLRDTRDGTITITNYGVFDIDSGTPILNPGESAILGIGAIKEKPWVVDGQVVPRQVATLSLSFDHRLIDGALGAELLRDISAVLEEPSLGLVWG; encoded by the coding sequence ATGAATGCCGCTGCAGGTTCCGCCGGGTCACCCGGCTCCACGGGTTCCTCGTCGATCGTCACGATCAACCTCACCGACCCCGGGGAGGGGCTCACCGAGGCCGAGATCCTCGAGATCAAGGTCGCCGTGGGCGATCGGATCGAGATCAACGCCCCGGTGGTCGAGGTGGAGACCGCCAAGAGCGCCGTCGAGCTGCCCAGCCACGTCGCCGGCACCGTCGTCGCGATCCTCGTCGCGGTGGGGGACGAGGTGCCCGTCGGCACGGGCCTGCTCCAGGTCGACACCGACGGCGGCGCGGCCCCCGCCCCCGCGGGCGCGTCGCCGTCGGCCGCGGAGACCCCCTCGGACCTCGAGGCCCGCCCCACCGCAGGCCCCGACTCCGACGCCGGCTCCGAGACCACCGGCGCCGAGACCGCCGAGGCCGCCGGCGCCGAGGCGGACCCGTCGGCCGAGGAGCTCGCCGAGCAGGTCCCGCCCGCCGCGGCCCCCGCGAGCGAGGAGCCCAAGAACCTCGTCGGCTACGGCGCCAGCTCCGCGCCGCAGCGCCGCCGCCGGCGTCGCGCCGCACCCGCCCGGACCGACGAGGACCAGCAGGTCCCCATCGACCGCATCCTCGCCAAGCCGCCGGTGCGCAAGCTCGCCCGCGATCTCGGGATCGCCCTGCACGAGGTGCTGGCCACCGGCCCCGAGGGCACGGTCACCCGCCAGGACGTGCTCGCCGCGCAGCAGCGCGCGATCGGCGGCGACACCGACGCCGCCTACTTCCCCGAGGAGTCGCCGCAGGCCCCGGAGGGGCTCGGCGGCGCGATGAAGACCACCCGCGACCAGGCGTTCTCGGGCGTGACCACCGATGAGCGCACCACCCGGGTGCCGATCCGCTCGGTGCGCAAGCGCACCGCCGAGGCGATGGTCGCCTCCGCCTTCACCGCCCCGCACGTCACCGTGTTCAACGAGATCGACATGACCCGCGCGGTGGAGATCGTCGCCCAGCTGCGCGCCTCGCGGGAATGGGCCGACATCAAGGTGAGCCCGCTCGCCGTGATCGCGAAGGCCCTGCTGGTCGCGATCCGCCGCAACCCGGAGGTCAACGCCTCCTGGGACGAGGCCGCGCAGGAGATCGTCTACAAGCACTACGTGAACCTCGGCATCGCCGCGGCCACCCCGCGCGGGCTCATCGTGCCGAACCTCAAGGATGCGCACCTGATGACCCTGCGCGAGCTCGCCGAGGGCATCGGCGACCTCGCCCGCACCGCCCGCGCGGGCCGCACCTCCCTGCGCGACACCCGCGACGGCACCATCACGATCACCAACTACGGGGTGTTCGACATCGACTCCGGCACCCCCATCCTCAACCCCGGCGAATCCGCGATCCTCGGCATCGGCGCGATCAAGGAGAAGCCGTGGGTCGTGGACGGGCAGGTCGTGCCGCGCCAGGTCGCCACGCTCTCGCTGAGCTTCGACCACCGCCTGATCGACGGCGCACTGGGCGCGGAGCTGCTGCGCGACATCTCCGCGGTGCTCGAGGAGCCCTCCCTGGGCCTCGTCTGGGGGTGA
- a CDS encoding pyruvate/2-oxoglutarate dehydrogenase complex, dehydrogenase component beta subunit (PFAM: Transketolase, pyrimidine binding domain; Transketolase, C-terminal domain) gives MSSTTSTTLPIAKAITAGLRDAMTADERVLLMGEDIGPLGGVFRVTDGLHAEFGDQRVVDTPLAEAGIVGTAVGLAFRGYRPVVEIQFDGFVYPAYNQITTQVAKMHNRTAGRVNLPLVIRIPHGGGIGAVEHHSESPEALFAHTAGLRILAPATAQDAYWMTRQAIECEDPVIMLEPKRRYWVKGDVDPDHRPELSPWQARVVRPGTDATLLAWGPSVPLALESAQAAAADGIDLEVIDARSLSPVDFPTIAASVRRTGRLLIAHEAPVLGGLGGEIAARISEQCFYHLEAPVLRVGGYHLPYPPARMEHAYLPDLDRVLDGVDRLLEH, from the coding sequence ATGAGCTCCACGACCTCCACCACCCTCCCGATCGCCAAGGCCATCACCGCCGGGCTGCGCGACGCGATGACCGCCGACGAGCGGGTGCTGCTGATGGGTGAGGACATCGGCCCCCTGGGCGGGGTCTTCCGCGTCACCGACGGGCTGCACGCCGAGTTCGGCGACCAGCGCGTGGTGGACACGCCGCTGGCCGAGGCCGGGATCGTCGGCACCGCGGTGGGGCTGGCCTTCCGCGGCTACCGCCCCGTGGTCGAGATCCAGTTCGACGGCTTCGTCTACCCCGCCTACAACCAGATCACCACCCAGGTCGCGAAGATGCACAACCGCACCGCGGGCCGGGTGAACCTGCCGCTGGTGATCCGCATCCCGCACGGCGGCGGGATCGGCGCGGTCGAGCACCACTCCGAGAGCCCCGAGGCGCTGTTCGCCCACACCGCCGGGCTGCGGATCCTCGCCCCCGCCACCGCGCAGGACGCGTACTGGATGACCCGCCAGGCCATCGAGTGCGAGGACCCGGTGATCATGCTCGAGCCCAAGCGCCGCTACTGGGTCAAGGGCGATGTGGATCCCGATCACCGCCCCGAGCTCTCGCCCTGGCAGGCCCGGGTGGTGCGCCCCGGCACCGACGCGACCCTGCTCGCCTGGGGGCCGTCCGTGCCGCTCGCGCTCGAGAGCGCGCAGGCCGCCGCGGCCGACGGGATCGACCTCGAGGTCATCGACGCCCGCTCCCTCTCCCCGGTGGACTTCCCGACCATCGCCGCCTCGGTGCGCCGCACCGGCCGGCTGCTGATCGCCCATGAGGCCCCGGTGCTCGGCGGCCTCGGCGGCGAGATCGCCGCCCGCATCTCCGAGCAGTGCTTCTACCACCTCGAGGCGCCGGTGCTGCGCGTGGGCGGCTACCACCTGCCCTACCCGCCGGCCCGCATGGAGCACGCCTACCTGCCCGACCTCGACCGCGTGCTCGACGGCGTGGACCGCCTGCTCGAGCACTGA
- a CDS encoding pyruvate/2-oxoglutarate dehydrogenase complex, dehydrogenase component alpha subunit (PFAM: Dehydrogenase E1 component), which yields MVQLLAADGTRTPHAELDAVLEESGLATPERLRGYYRDMVMIRGADLEATNLQRQGQLGLWASALGQEAAQIGAGHASREQDYLVPTYREHGVAWARGIEPWRLLELFRGISHGGWDPNELRTHPYMIVLGSQAPHAVGYAMGLQRDGVVGTGDLSTDAAVLALFGDGASSEGEVAESFTFAASFQAPVVFYTQNNQWAISVPTQVQSRVPLAQRSRGWGIPSVRVDGNDVLAVLGAVRTALDSARDGRGPVFVEALTYRMAAHTTSDDASRYRPAAEEEEWAAKDPILRLRRHLAQLDEIDEQFVARCDEEAHDLAMQLHHHIHGMEDPDPVHMFDHPYAEPHPIVDAERAEYLEYIAQFEDDPSADTATSEEGRA from the coding sequence ATGGTCCAGCTCCTCGCGGCCGACGGCACCCGCACCCCGCACGCGGAGCTCGACGCCGTGCTCGAGGAGAGCGGCCTGGCCACGCCCGAGCGCCTGCGCGGCTACTACCGCGACATGGTGATGATCCGCGGCGCGGACCTCGAGGCCACCAACCTGCAGCGCCAGGGCCAGCTGGGCCTGTGGGCCAGCGCGCTGGGGCAGGAGGCCGCGCAGATCGGCGCCGGCCACGCCTCCCGCGAGCAGGACTACCTCGTGCCCACGTACCGCGAGCACGGCGTGGCCTGGGCGCGCGGCATCGAGCCGTGGCGCCTGCTGGAGCTGTTCCGCGGCATCAGCCACGGCGGCTGGGACCCCAACGAGCTGCGCACCCATCCGTACATGATCGTGCTCGGCTCCCAGGCCCCGCATGCGGTCGGCTACGCGATGGGGCTGCAGCGCGACGGGGTCGTCGGCACCGGCGACCTCTCGACCGACGCGGCCGTGCTGGCGCTGTTCGGCGACGGCGCCTCGAGCGAGGGCGAGGTCGCCGAATCCTTCACCTTCGCCGCCTCGTTCCAGGCCCCCGTCGTCTTCTACACCCAGAACAACCAGTGGGCCATCTCGGTGCCCACCCAGGTCCAGTCCCGCGTGCCGCTCGCGCAGCGCTCCCGCGGCTGGGGCATCCCCTCGGTGCGGGTGGACGGCAACGACGTGCTCGCCGTGCTCGGCGCGGTGCGCACCGCGCTGGACTCCGCCCGCGACGGCCGCGGCCCCGTGTTCGTCGAGGCGCTCACCTACCGCATGGCCGCGCACACCACGAGCGACGACGCCTCGCGGTACCGCCCCGCCGCGGAGGAGGAGGAATGGGCCGCGAAGGATCCGATCCTCCGCCTGCGCCGCCACCTCGCCCAGCTCGACGAGATCGACGAGCAGTTCGTCGCCCGCTGCGACGAGGAGGCCCACGACCTCGCCATGCAGCTCCACCACCACATCCACGGCATGGAGGACCCGGACCCGGTGCACATGTTCGACCACCCCTACGCCGAGCCCCATCCGATCGTCGACGCCGAGCGCGCCGAGTACCTCGAGTACATCGCGCAGTTCGAGGACGACCCCTCCGCCGACACCGCGACCTCCGAGGAGGGCCGGGCATGA
- a CDS encoding molecular chaperone (PFAM: Uncharacterised protein family (UPF0075)), giving the protein MRVLGMMSGTSLDAIDVVLAEFDRDPEDPATLRARLLHVGEEPWPAATRDALRAVLPPAPADVAAWNRLHAATGTAFAQAAARVLARHGGADLIALHGQTLHHDVARDGSVHATLQIGDASRLAEATSTPVLHDLRAGDVAAGGQGAPLVPILDQLLLGGAAGERTAVLNIGGIANVTVLGAGDVIAGDLGPGNALLDAAVHAATGRPADVDAALARTGAVDPEALALLRADPFYARPLPRSTGREHFDAGYVQRRLGARRLEALSLPDLLATLVELTATTIAEGIAPFGATRVVASGGGIRNPLLRQRLAAHLGPVPLQDADGLGIPADGKEALLMAVLGYLGAHGLPGTLPRADGTAHTGAGRPVVLGSLTPPHGLRDLSPDPSARTPVGRLVLERPTGRSPV; this is encoded by the coding sequence ATGCGGGTGCTGGGGATGATGTCCGGCACCAGCCTCGACGCGATCGACGTGGTCCTGGCAGAGTTCGACCGCGACCCGGAGGACCCCGCCACCCTGCGCGCCCGCCTGCTGCACGTCGGCGAGGAGCCCTGGCCCGCCGCCACCCGCGACGCGCTGCGCGCCGTGCTGCCGCCCGCCCCGGCCGACGTCGCCGCCTGGAACCGGCTCCACGCCGCGACCGGCACCGCCTTCGCGCAGGCCGCCGCCCGCGTGCTCGCCCGCCACGGCGGCGCCGACCTGATCGCCCTCCACGGCCAGACCCTCCACCACGACGTCGCGCGCGACGGGAGCGTGCACGCCACCCTGCAGATCGGCGACGCCTCCCGCCTCGCCGAGGCGACCTCCACCCCCGTGCTGCACGACCTGCGCGCGGGCGATGTCGCCGCCGGCGGTCAGGGCGCGCCGCTGGTGCCCATCCTCGACCAGCTGCTGCTGGGCGGCGCGGCAGGGGAGCGCACCGCGGTGCTGAACATCGGCGGGATCGCGAACGTCACCGTGCTCGGCGCGGGGGACGTGATCGCCGGGGACCTCGGCCCGGGCAACGCGCTGCTGGACGCGGCCGTGCACGCCGCGACCGGCCGCCCCGCCGACGTCGACGCCGCCCTGGCCCGCACCGGCGCCGTCGACCCGGAGGCGCTCGCGCTCCTGCGCGCCGATCCCTTCTACGCCCGCCCCCTGCCCCGTTCCACCGGGCGCGAGCACTTCGACGCGGGATACGTGCAGCGCCGGCTCGGTGCCCGCAGGCTCGAGGCGCTGAGCCTGCCGGACCTGCTCGCCACCCTCGTCGAGCTCACCGCCACCACCATCGCCGAGGGCATCGCCCCGTTCGGCGCGACCCGCGTGGTCGCCTCCGGCGGCGGGATCCGCAACCCCCTGCTGCGGCAGCGGCTGGCCGCGCACCTGGGCCCGGTGCCGCTGCAGGACGCCGACGGTCTCGGCATCCCCGCGGACGGCAAGGAAGCCCTGCTCATGGCGGTGCTCGGCTACCTCGGCGCCCACGGACTGCCCGGCACCCTGCCCCGCGCCGACGGCACCGCCCACACCGGCGCAGGGCGCCCCGTGGTGCTCGGCTCGCTCACACCCCCGCACGGCCTGAGGGACCTGTCGCCGGACCCGTCGGCGCGCACCCCCGTCGGCCGCCTCGTGCTCGAGCGGCCGACGGGGCGGAGCCCCGTATGA
- a CDS encoding beta-glucosidase-like glycosyl hydrolase (PFAM: Glycosyl hydrolase family 3 N terminal domain), which produces MARTSWDPDVLGVMMAPFTGTELPDWVGEVLDAGLASLILFGHNTPDPQTTARLARAIHARAEHCVVAIDEEGGDVTRVQAATGSSLPTAWALGEVDDIELTRHVGSALGDVLAACDVDLDLAPVLDVSTDPANPVIGTRAFGDDPDRVAAHARAFATGLIEAGLGTCAKHFPGHGATATDSHTALPRIDLDARRFEREHLAPWRIAPWLDCVMTAHVLVPAFGEGPASLAPWSRPLLDRAVGGSFHGLVITDALDMAAVTAAPGDGAAAVRAIEAGADLLCLGTSLRRDDQQMLREAHDALSAAVAEGRLTRETLRDRAGCTRERLRSLRTRRRFVPAPPLEEALRHAEQLGAEAAARAVHGRHAHLDPGPAVVLDLRRRAQHASGARGQQLVTALQERGVQAEEADPSGQSEQGGPLGIPAAPDIPDAPGAPGSPHSPLFPGSAGAGAPLLALTRLPRSDEDEGRRLAALLARRPDTIVVHTGVPDAAPDHRHLVLAHGAGRTMMRAVAALLLGSAR; this is translated from the coding sequence ATGGCACGCACCTCCTGGGACCCCGACGTGCTCGGGGTGATGATGGCCCCCTTCACCGGCACCGAGCTGCCCGACTGGGTGGGGGAGGTGCTCGACGCGGGCCTGGCCTCGCTGATCCTGTTCGGCCACAACACCCCGGATCCGCAGACCACCGCCCGCCTCGCCCGCGCCATCCACGCCCGGGCCGAGCACTGCGTGGTCGCCATCGACGAGGAGGGCGGGGACGTCACCCGGGTGCAGGCGGCCACCGGCTCCTCCCTGCCCACCGCCTGGGCGCTGGGGGAGGTGGACGACATCGAGCTGACCCGCCACGTCGGCAGCGCCCTGGGCGACGTGCTGGCCGCCTGCGACGTCGACCTCGACCTCGCCCCCGTGCTGGACGTCTCCACCGATCCCGCGAACCCCGTGATCGGCACCCGCGCCTTCGGCGACGACCCCGACCGGGTCGCCGCCCACGCCCGAGCCTTCGCCACCGGGCTGATCGAGGCGGGCCTGGGCACGTGCGCCAAGCACTTCCCGGGCCACGGCGCGACCGCCACCGACTCCCACACCGCACTGCCCCGGATCGACCTGGACGCCCGCCGTTTCGAGCGGGAGCACCTGGCGCCGTGGCGGATCGCCCCGTGGCTGGACTGCGTGATGACCGCCCACGTGCTCGTGCCCGCCTTCGGCGAGGGTCCCGCCTCCCTCGCCCCCTGGTCGAGACCGCTGCTGGACCGCGCCGTGGGCGGCAGCTTCCACGGCCTGGTCATCACCGATGCCCTGGACATGGCGGCCGTGACCGCCGCTCCCGGGGACGGCGCGGCCGCGGTGCGCGCGATCGAGGCCGGCGCGGATCTGCTGTGCCTGGGCACCTCGCTGCGCCGCGACGACCAGCAGATGCTCCGCGAGGCCCATGACGCGCTGAGCGCCGCCGTGGCCGAGGGGCGGCTCACGCGCGAGACGCTCCGGGACCGTGCCGGGTGCACCCGCGAGCGGCTGCGGTCCCTGCGCACCCGGCGCCGCTTCGTCCCCGCCCCGCCGCTCGAGGAGGCGCTGCGCCACGCCGAGCAGCTCGGTGCCGAGGCCGCCGCCCGCGCCGTGCACGGCCGCCACGCGCACCTCGACCCGGGGCCCGCCGTGGTCCTCGACCTGCGGAGGCGCGCCCAGCACGCCTCCGGCGCCCGCGGCCAGCAGCTCGTGACCGCCCTGCAGGAGCGCGGGGTCCAGGCCGAGGAAGCGGATCCGAGCGGCCAGAGCGAGCAGGGCGGCCCCCTGGGCATCCCCGCCGCCCCCGACATTCCTGACGCCCCTGGTGCCCCGGGCTCTCCGCACTCTCCGCTCTTCCCGGGTTCCGCCGGCGCGGGGGCCCCGCTGCTCGCCCTGACCCGACTGCCCCGCAGCGACGAGGACGAGGGGCGGCGCCTGGCCGCGCTGCTGGCCCGCCGCCCGGACACGATCGTGGTCCACACCGGCGTGCCCGATGCCGCCCCCGACCACCGCCATCTGGTGCTCGCCCACGGCGCGGGCCGCACCATGATGCGCGCCGTCGCCGCGCTGCTGCTCGGGAGCGCGCGCTGA
- a CDS encoding carbohydrate ABC transporter membrane protein (PFAM: Binding-protein-dependent transport system inner membrane component) yields the protein MNRRTPASTAGKAIGVVVLLSLSLFPFYWMLSTAVDTSPLSRGASLLPSGFTLEHFRYVLVDAGFLRFVRVSVVVALGTVLLSGVIALLAAVAVARFRFRLRTQVLIMVLMVQMVPLEALVIPLFLQARNLNMLNSLLGLIIVYVGFSLAFAIWNLRGFVAAVPRELEEAAYIDGATWFRMFRSVLLPLVAPGLVATSVFSFITAWNEFIFALTFMQDSAKYTVGVGLRTFFTQNTADWGSVMAASTIITLPVVIFFVLVQRNLAQGMTAGAVKG from the coding sequence GTGAATCGTCGGACCCCCGCCTCCACGGCCGGCAAGGCGATCGGCGTGGTGGTGCTCCTCTCGCTGAGCCTGTTCCCCTTCTACTGGATGCTCTCCACCGCGGTGGACACCAGCCCCCTCTCGCGCGGCGCGAGCCTGCTGCCCAGCGGCTTCACCCTGGAGCACTTCCGGTACGTGCTGGTCGACGCCGGGTTCCTGCGCTTCGTGCGGGTCTCGGTGGTGGTGGCCCTGGGCACCGTGCTGCTCTCGGGGGTGATCGCGCTGCTCGCGGCCGTGGCCGTGGCCCGCTTCCGCTTCCGCCTGCGCACCCAGGTGCTGATCATGGTGCTCATGGTGCAGATGGTGCCGCTTGAGGCGCTGGTCATCCCGCTGTTCCTCCAGGCGAGGAACCTCAACATGCTCAACTCCCTGCTGGGGCTGATCATCGTCTACGTCGGCTTCTCCCTCGCCTTCGCGATCTGGAACCTGCGCGGCTTCGTCGCCGCGGTCCCGCGCGAGCTCGAGGAGGCGGCATACATCGACGGCGCCACCTGGTTCCGCATGTTCCGCTCCGTGCTGCTGCCGCTCGTGGCCCCGGGCCTGGTGGCGACCTCCGTGTTCTCCTTCATCACGGCGTGGAACGAGTTCATCTTCGCGCTGACGTTCATGCAGGACAGCGCGAAGTACACCGTGGGCGTGGGGCTGCGGACCTTCTTCACCCAGAACACCGCGGACTGGGGCTCGGTGATGGCCGCCTCGACGATCATCACCCTGCCCGTGGTGATCTTCTTCGTGCTGGTCCAGCGCAACCTCGCCCAGGGCATGACCGCCGGTGCCGTGAAAGGCTGA
- a CDS encoding carbohydrate ABC transporter membrane protein (PFAM: Binding-protein-dependent transport system inner membrane component) — protein MSQTLTDEHRGDGAAGLTRRTVPLGRRARRGAAPWLLLAPGLIVLGVLLLWPMLRVLNLSLQDYQLRNLLRGESNYVGLDNYVQVLTNPFLWKTVLPNTVGFATVCVVLTMIVGTSVALFLNSLGTVWRSICTTAIMVAWAVPALTGTYIFVWLFDPQSGLVISSLDGLGLMEAGSYNWFTNRWTFYGIATINVVYHGFPFIAVTMLAGLMTVPQEHYEAAAMDGATAWGRFWNVTVPTLRPIIAVCVILSTIWDFKVFVQIYLMPGGDGTSREVMNLGVWSYTQSFAQGEYGMGSTIAVLLTALLLVISVVYIRTLMKEEEL, from the coding sequence ATGAGCCAGACCCTGACCGACGAGCACCGGGGGGACGGTGCGGCGGGGCTGACCCGCCGCACCGTCCCGCTGGGGCGCCGCGCACGGCGCGGCGCCGCGCCCTGGCTCCTGCTCGCCCCCGGCCTGATCGTGCTCGGGGTGCTGCTGCTGTGGCCCATGCTGCGGGTGCTGAACCTGTCCCTGCAGGACTACCAGCTGCGCAACCTCCTGCGCGGCGAGAGCAACTACGTGGGCCTGGACAACTACGTCCAGGTCCTCACCAACCCGTTCCTGTGGAAGACCGTGCTGCCCAACACGGTCGGCTTCGCCACCGTGTGCGTGGTGCTCACGATGATCGTGGGCACCTCGGTCGCGCTGTTCCTCAACTCGTTGGGCACCGTGTGGCGCTCGATCTGCACCACCGCGATCATGGTCGCCTGGGCGGTGCCGGCCCTGACCGGCACCTACATCTTCGTGTGGCTCTTCGATCCCCAGTCCGGCCTGGTGATCTCCTCGCTCGACGGGCTCGGGCTCATGGAGGCCGGCAGCTACAACTGGTTCACCAACCGCTGGACGTTCTACGGGATCGCCACGATCAACGTGGTCTACCACGGCTTCCCCTTCATCGCCGTGACGATGCTGGCCGGCCTCATGACCGTCCCGCAGGAGCATTACGAGGCCGCGGCGATGGACGGCGCGACCGCCTGGGGCCGCTTCTGGAACGTCACCGTCCCCACCCTGCGGCCCATCATCGCCGTCTGCGTGATCCTCTCGACGATCTGGGACTTCAAGGTCTTCGTGCAGATCTACCTCATGCCCGGCGGCGACGGCACCAGCCGCGAGGTGATGAACCTCGGCGTGTGGTCCTACACCCAGTCCTTCGCCCAGGGCGAGTACGGGATGGGCTCCACGATCGCGGTGCTGCTGACCGCGCTCCTGCTGGTGATCTCCGTGGTCTACATCCGCACCCTGATGAAGGAGGAGGAGCTGTGA